The uncultured Desulfuromonas sp. genome has a segment encoding these proteins:
- a CDS encoding TlyA family RNA methyltransferase, whose product MPATKERLDKRVVELGLCRSRERARALIMSGNVLVNDCVVDKAGTRVSVDAAIRVRGGDLPYVSRGGLKLAGGLEQFRLVIDGRVAMDVGASTGGFTDCLLQNGAAKVYAVDVGYGQLAWKLREDQRVVNLERTNIRELTREQLDEVPDLAVIDASFISLEKVLPPTLALLAADADIVALIKPQFEVGKGNVGKGGVVRDEQQHAQVIDKIRQLAETLNCRVCDLCESPILGPKGNREFLIHLKRCLVTNGSPS is encoded by the coding sequence ATGCCTGCAACGAAAGAGCGTCTCGATAAACGCGTGGTTGAACTGGGCTTGTGCCGTTCTCGCGAGCGGGCGCGAGCTCTGATTATGTCCGGCAATGTCCTGGTCAATGATTGTGTTGTCGACAAGGCCGGCACCCGCGTTTCCGTGGATGCCGCGATTCGGGTGCGCGGTGGTGATCTCCCCTACGTTTCGCGTGGCGGTCTCAAGCTGGCCGGCGGGCTGGAGCAGTTTCGTCTTGTGATTGACGGGCGGGTTGCTATGGATGTCGGGGCGTCGACCGGTGGTTTTACCGATTGCCTGTTGCAGAATGGTGCCGCCAAAGTTTATGCCGTGGATGTCGGTTATGGTCAATTGGCCTGGAAACTGCGCGAAGATCAGCGGGTGGTTAATCTGGAACGCACCAATATTCGTGAACTGACCCGGGAACAACTCGACGAAGTGCCTGATCTCGCCGTGATTGACGCCTCATTTATTTCTTTAGAAAAAGTTTTGCCGCCGACCCTGGCTCTGCTTGCCGCGGATGCGGATATCGTTGCCCTGATTAAACCTCAGTTTGAAGTGGGCAAGGGCAATGTCGGCAAAGGTGGTGTTGTGCGTGATGAACAACAGCATGCCCAGGTCATTGATAAAATCAGACAACTGGCCGAGACCTTGAATTGCCGGGTGTGCGACTTGTGTGAAAGTCCGATTCTGGGGCCGAAAGGAAACCGGGAGTTTCTGATCCATCTCAAACGCTGTCTCGTAACGAATGGCTCTCCATCATGA
- a CDS encoding metallophosphoesterase, translated as MIRLLHSSDLSLGAKLPFAPAVSERLAGAQLASLDRILAHATDHEVDLLIFTGNLFAHHAPEASLREAVVQRLAALAAPLRVVILPGCYDHPLGSDSVYRDERFQPWVIEERGVDSQPQVLNLKGGRLSLYTLPWQCDPGHADCYMTRRPDEGLHLGAFHSLKLDQRNPFQDPLVHWKKAIMAWNLDYVVVGNRSPGTVERGGGLLADCPGSPQGLSFNECGERGCSLVTLDKNDVRREWLTTESIRFDQQELTVLKHEPSEHFHQMLDEWAQRDVALRVRLVGGIEELFDPLTVIARHQERFALLLCDDDTRFLTSETLTRLAEEETVRGILCRRFIEKAVEAGESQRSVYEQALRELLHRFHAVAEDER; from the coding sequence ATGATAAGGCTTCTTCATAGCAGCGATTTGAGTTTGGGGGCCAAGCTGCCTTTTGCTCCTGCCGTGAGCGAGCGCCTTGCCGGCGCCCAACTGGCATCCTTGGATCGTATCCTTGCCCATGCGACGGATCATGAGGTGGATCTGCTCATTTTTACCGGCAATCTGTTTGCGCATCATGCGCCTGAGGCTTCTTTGCGTGAGGCGGTTGTCCAGCGATTGGCGGCACTTGCTGCACCCCTTCGCGTTGTCATTTTGCCCGGCTGTTATGATCACCCTCTCGGCAGTGATTCCGTGTACCGGGACGAGCGGTTTCAGCCTTGGGTGATTGAAGAACGCGGGGTGGATTCGCAGCCACAGGTTTTGAACCTTAAAGGGGGCCGGCTGTCTCTTTACACCCTGCCGTGGCAATGTGATCCCGGTCATGCTGATTGTTACATGACACGACGCCCTGACGAAGGGCTGCATCTCGGCGCCTTTCATAGTCTGAAACTTGATCAGCGCAATCCGTTTCAGGATCCGCTGGTGCACTGGAAAAAAGCCATCATGGCGTGGAATCTGGACTATGTCGTGGTGGGAAACCGCAGTCCTGGAACGGTCGAGCGTGGAGGGGGTTTATTGGCCGATTGCCCGGGATCTCCGCAAGGGCTCAGTTTTAACGAATGCGGCGAACGCGGCTGTTCTCTGGTGACCCTTGACAAAAACGACGTCCGGCGTGAATGGCTGACGACGGAGTCCATCCGCTTTGACCAGCAAGAGCTTACCGTACTGAAGCACGAGCCTTCTGAACATTTTCACCAGATGCTGGATGAATGGGCGCAACGCGATGTTGCTCTGCGGGTCCGTCTGGTCGGTGGCATTGAGGAGTTGTTCGATCCTTTAACCGTGATCGCGCGGCATCAGGAGCGTTTTGCGCTATTGCTGTGTGACGATGATACCCGTTTTCTCACCAGTGAAACATTGACCCGGTTGGCCGAAGAGGAAACGGTGCGCGGGATTCTGTGTCGTCGGTTTATTGAAAAGGCCGTAGAGGCCGGTGAGAGTCAACGTTCGGTCTATGAACAGGCGTTGCGCGAATTGTTGCACCGCTTTCATGCCGTTGCGGAGGATGAGAGATGA
- a CDS encoding AAA family ATPase: MILRSLELKSFGRFNDKTFEFRRGMNLVVGANEAGKSTMMASIPAVLFGLRDKQRYQPWGSQHGCQAILQFESQQRNIRLERDVVTDQVDLFQYDGMYHLIDHFTARIALSHHPEHFQQYGQLLRQLLGISDESLFRATQFVGQGEFPTTPDEFKRFLRTILSGFTQGDSEMVLRSLKDDYDAVTSDNPWSGVSVSPRELEVVREALQDMAQRQQQNDELLAELEQVRQQIVSLKGDLADDRQQLQDGLDYIEWIQQQWQTEGTEPSDEPGAIADVEDDAPSERRQLEETLRQAGIPVPVPEGLTRLLAEADDVRHQMVALQSEMIPFRDRLQKVRHPDWKRPLLFMLLMIVAGQSAYFLVPQWTLVAGIVAGLGSVTGWGWYGCRLAKVKKMCQGLQEKIAALELRRDQEQQRLTALDDEFEAMGIASSAVELVRIQKAFEQHRETLQRLAMFLEHDAGQDEPSAAIGASAETADVEEDSSPHLKPEDLPEAKGKLEALERSIHSRDADLLALVRHESVLLGRLADGEQDARHREKLEQRQIALEQRKQVLGCAIEVLQQSLEEFHTSSLQCFEKRIAKYLRKATQNKYSAISIEQDFSARLKSRNGQWVALEQLSRGTMDAVCLAIRLGLSHFLTPGKTLPFFLDDALINLDGDRLQESVTVLERLSADHQIILFSHDERLHKIAARKRWHIIALSERRSRHTTRNKEGAEDAGQLSFL, encoded by the coding sequence ATGATTCTGCGCAGCCTGGAGTTAAAAAGCTTTGGCCGCTTCAATGACAAAACCTTTGAGTTCCGCCGTGGGATGAATCTGGTGGTTGGCGCCAATGAGGCGGGTAAGTCGACCATGATGGCGTCCATTCCGGCGGTGCTGTTCGGTCTGCGCGACAAACAACGCTACCAACCCTGGGGCAGCCAACACGGCTGTCAGGCGATCTTGCAGTTTGAAAGTCAGCAACGCAATATTCGCCTTGAGCGCGATGTGGTGACCGATCAGGTGGATCTGTTTCAGTATGACGGCATGTACCATTTGATCGATCATTTCACGGCCCGGATTGCCTTAAGCCACCACCCGGAACACTTCCAGCAGTATGGCCAACTGTTGCGTCAGCTTCTCGGCATCAGTGATGAGTCTCTGTTTCGGGCGACTCAGTTTGTCGGACAAGGGGAGTTTCCGACAACGCCCGACGAGTTTAAGCGTTTTCTGCGCACCATTTTATCCGGGTTTACCCAGGGCGACAGTGAAATGGTCCTGCGCTCACTCAAGGACGATTATGACGCCGTCACCAGTGACAACCCCTGGAGTGGCGTTTCGGTCTCGCCGCGCGAACTCGAAGTGGTCCGTGAGGCTTTGCAGGATATGGCGCAACGTCAACAACAGAATGACGAGTTATTGGCCGAGCTGGAACAGGTCCGACAGCAGATTGTTTCACTCAAGGGGGATTTGGCGGACGACCGTCAGCAACTCCAGGACGGTCTCGACTACATTGAGTGGATTCAACAGCAATGGCAAACCGAGGGGACGGAGCCTTCCGATGAGCCCGGTGCCATTGCTGATGTTGAAGATGATGCGCCGAGTGAGCGCCGTCAGCTGGAAGAAACATTGCGTCAGGCAGGGATTCCCGTGCCTGTGCCGGAGGGGTTGACGCGTTTACTGGCTGAGGCCGACGATGTACGCCACCAGATGGTGGCACTGCAATCCGAGATGATTCCGTTTCGTGATCGCTTGCAAAAGGTGCGTCATCCCGACTGGAAACGGCCATTGCTGTTCATGCTGTTGATGATTGTCGCCGGCCAGTCAGCCTACTTTCTGGTGCCGCAGTGGACCTTGGTCGCCGGCATTGTCGCCGGCCTGGGCTCCGTCACTGGATGGGGCTGGTATGGTTGCCGATTGGCCAAGGTTAAAAAAATGTGTCAGGGACTGCAGGAAAAGATCGCAGCGCTGGAATTGCGTCGCGACCAGGAACAGCAACGTCTCACTGCTCTGGATGACGAATTTGAAGCCATGGGCATTGCCTCTTCAGCGGTTGAGCTGGTGCGCATTCAGAAAGCGTTTGAACAACACCGTGAGACGTTGCAACGACTGGCGATGTTTCTGGAACATGACGCTGGGCAGGACGAACCGTCGGCCGCGATTGGTGCCTCCGCAGAAACGGCTGACGTTGAGGAGGATTCTTCCCCGCACCTGAAGCCTGAGGACCTGCCCGAGGCCAAGGGAAAGTTAGAGGCTCTGGAGCGTTCCATCCACAGCCGTGACGCGGATCTGCTCGCTTTGGTGCGCCATGAATCCGTGTTGTTGGGACGGCTTGCGGACGGGGAGCAGGATGCCCGTCACCGCGAGAAGCTCGAACAGCGCCAGATCGCGCTTGAACAGCGTAAGCAGGTTCTCGGTTGTGCCATTGAGGTCCTGCAGCAGTCGCTGGAGGAGTTTCACACCAGCAGTCTGCAGTGTTTTGAGAAACGCATTGCCAAGTACCTGCGCAAAGCAACGCAGAACAAGTACTCGGCGATCAGCATCGAACAGGACTTCTCGGCGCGCCTGAAAAGTCGCAACGGGCAATGGGTGGCCCTCGAGCAACTCAGTCGTGGCACCATGGATGCCGTTTGTCTGGCGATTCGCCTCGGCTTGTCCCATTTTCTGACCCCCGGAAAAACCCTGCCGTTTTTTCTCGACGATGCTCTGATTAATCTTGATGGCGATCGTTTGCAGGAAAGTGTGACGGTGTTGGAGCGATTAAGTGCCGATCATCAGATTATCCTGTTTTCACACGACGAAAGATTGCATAAGATAGCAGCCAGGAAACGTTGGCATATCATTGCGTTGAGTGAACGGCGCAGTCGTCATACCACCAGAAACAAAGAGGGAGCTGAAGATGCCGGACAACTGTCTTTTCTGTAA
- a CDS encoding histidine triad nucleotide-binding protein produces MPDNCLFCKIVAGEIPAEIVYEDDLVVAFKDIDPQAPIHILIIPRKHIRGMNDIEADDEQVLARIHFAAVTLARQLEIAEPGYRLVNNCNEHGGQAVGHLHYHLLGGRQLNWPPG; encoded by the coding sequence ATGCCGGACAACTGTCTTTTCTGTAAAATCGTCGCCGGAGAGATTCCGGCCGAGATCGTCTACGAAGATGATCTGGTCGTGGCCTTCAAAGATATCGATCCCCAGGCCCCGATTCATATTCTGATCATTCCACGCAAGCATATTCGAGGCATGAACGACATTGAGGCAGACGACGAACAGGTCCTGGCCCGGATCCATTTTGCCGCAGTAACGCTGGCCCGTCAGCTGGAGATTGCCGAACCCGGTTATCGTCTGGTCAACAACTGTAACGAACATGGTGGACAAGCGGTTGGCCACCTGCACTACCATCTGCTCGGTGGACGTCAGCTGAATTGGCCTCCGGGGTAG
- a CDS encoding HD domain-containing protein: MTNKRYQRDIQKLMNDIAELLVTHHGGSLSEGDLDHGIKQLSSAFKLAQNAHAEQKRKSGEPYLFHPLRVALLAARHWMEFSSIIAALLHDVVEDTPVTLEEVEADFGSEVALLVKGLTKVEDAALSREILKAETYRNQILVAIEDIRVLCLKLWDRLDNLRTIGALKPEKQVLIAEETRTVYIPLARHLGMGQVADELEALSLAILYPRRASRYRRVIKELAERSEATRRQIRNDITTEFNRHHLNVVLKDNWRSFSLEGAMRVGRGISALYSLDVLVDSTMDAYVALGLLHRLYQPITGKLRDHLNAPSQHGYQAIKTTVQAGEYRLRIQITTRKFERFNESGVLAPGFEFRRENFAGLMRSLLEGESIFDIDHLRLASATIQVYTPNGESRMLPEGSSALDFAFEIHEKLGIHAFRARINGQTRVLKTRLMDGDQVQIETVEIPGVLPKWLDWAVTPRARNSIRRYLRTIVRDNKHND; encoded by the coding sequence ATGACGAACAAGCGCTATCAACGTGATATTCAGAAATTGATGAATGACATTGCCGAGCTTCTGGTGACCCACCATGGTGGCAGTCTCAGCGAAGGCGATCTTGATCATGGCATCAAGCAGCTGAGTAGCGCTTTCAAGCTGGCCCAGAACGCCCATGCCGAACAAAAACGCAAGTCGGGCGAACCTTATCTGTTCCATCCGTTGCGTGTTGCCTTGCTGGCGGCGCGGCACTGGATGGAATTTTCTTCGATCATTGCCGCGTTGCTGCATGACGTGGTCGAGGATACTCCGGTGACTCTGGAGGAAGTGGAGGCTGATTTTGGTTCTGAGGTCGCTCTGCTGGTCAAGGGCTTAACCAAGGTCGAGGATGCCGCCCTGAGTCGCGAAATTCTCAAAGCCGAGACCTACCGCAATCAGATCCTGGTGGCGATTGAGGATATTCGCGTTCTGTGCCTGAAACTGTGGGATCGCCTTGACAACCTGCGCACTATCGGTGCGCTCAAGCCGGAAAAACAGGTGCTGATTGCGGAAGAAACCCGCACCGTGTATATCCCGCTGGCCCGCCATCTCGGTATGGGCCAGGTCGCGGATGAGCTTGAAGCGTTATCCCTGGCTATTCTCTATCCGCGTCGGGCGTCGCGTTACCGGCGAGTGATCAAAGAGCTTGCTGAGCGCAGTGAAGCCACGCGCCGCCAGATCCGTAACGATATCACGACGGAATTTAATCGCCATCACCTCAATGTGGTGCTCAAGGACAACTGGCGCTCCTTTTCCCTGGAAGGCGCCATGCGGGTCGGTCGCGGTATTTCAGCGTTGTACAGCCTTGATGTGCTGGTCGATTCCACCATGGACGCCTATGTGGCGCTCGGTTTGTTGCACCGACTCTATCAGCCGATCACCGGAAAACTGCGCGATCACCTTAATGCGCCGTCTCAACACGGCTACCAGGCGATCAAGACCACGGTTCAGGCCGGGGAATACCGCTTACGGATTCAGATCACCACCCGCAAGTTCGAACGTTTCAATGAATCCGGCGTGCTGGCACCGGGCTTTGAATTCCGCCGTGAGAATTTCGCCGGTTTGATGCGCAGCCTGTTGGAGGGAGAATCCATTTTTGACATTGACCATCTGCGACTGGCCTCGGCAACGATACAAGTCTATACCCCGAATGGTGAATCGCGTATGTTGCCGGAAGGTAGCAGTGCCCTTGACTTTGCCTTTGAGATTCATGAAAAGCTTGGCATTCACGCGTTTCGCGCCCGCATCAACGGTCAGACGCGGGTGCTGAAAACCCGGCTGATGGATGGCGATCAGGTGCAGATCGAAACCGTTGAGATTCCCGGTGTTTTACCCAAATGGCTCGATTGGGCCGTCACCCCGAGAGCACGTAACAGCATTCGTCGTTACCTACGTACCATCGTTCGAGATAATAAACATAATGATTAA
- a CDS encoding polysaccharide deacetylase family protein yields the protein MIKQTLRLLLLAVLLLPSAGWCADQATVFVYHRFGDDRYPSTNISVDVFEAQLAYLKQHDYRVMTLGQIVAARNAGTPLPQRCVALTVDDSYESFLTGAMPVLRRYQYPATLFVNTDSVGGASYLDWPQLKALHDEGIEIGNHSAAHPYFVTRQMTMPFETWQTWARHDIDKAQQQFEKHLGVAPTLFAYPYGEYSPQLMVLLKEMGFQAAVAQQSGVISDLAPLFALPRFPMGGAFATLNGFTGKLAMNAMPVTVVAPASPVIGEDDPPTLRFQLDACQIVLSSLRCYVQGQDPVVPRLVDKEKGLFEVVAEKPLTGRRNKYTLTAQYRKGGWGWFSQLWIHP from the coding sequence ATGATTAAACAAACGCTTCGGTTGTTGTTGCTGGCGGTATTGTTGCTGCCTTCGGCGGGGTGGTGTGCCGATCAGGCCACTGTCTTTGTCTATCATCGTTTCGGCGATGACCGTTACCCCTCCACCAATATCTCCGTGGATGTTTTTGAAGCGCAGTTGGCTTATCTCAAGCAACACGACTATCGGGTGATGACCTTAGGGCAGATTGTCGCCGCCCGCAACGCCGGAACACCCTTACCGCAGCGTTGTGTGGCATTGACCGTCGACGATAGCTATGAATCCTTCCTCACCGGAGCCATGCCGGTGTTACGTCGTTATCAGTATCCGGCCACCCTGTTTGTCAATACCGACTCGGTCGGCGGCGCCAGTTATCTCGATTGGCCGCAGCTCAAGGCGCTCCACGACGAGGGAATTGAGATCGGCAACCATTCCGCGGCTCATCCTTATTTTGTTACTCGGCAGATGACAATGCCCTTCGAAACCTGGCAGACATGGGCACGTCACGACATTGACAAGGCCCAACAGCAGTTTGAAAAACATCTTGGCGTCGCGCCGACCTTGTTTGCCTATCCCTATGGTGAATATTCTCCACAACTGATGGTACTGCTCAAGGAGATGGGCTTTCAGGCGGCGGTCGCCCAGCAGTCCGGGGTGATTTCTGATCTGGCGCCTCTCTTTGCCCTGCCGCGTTTTCCCATGGGGGGGGCTTTCGCAACGCTGAACGGCTTTACCGGAAAGCTGGCCATGAACGCCATGCCGGTGACGGTTGTGGCTCCCGCCAGCCCGGTGATTGGTGAGGACGATCCGCCGACGTTGCGTTTTCAACTGGATGCCTGCCAGATTGTGCTCTCGTCACTGCGTTGTTACGTGCAAGGTCAGGATCCTGTGGTTCCCCGCCTGGTCGACAAGGAAAAGGGCTTGTTTGAAGTGGTGGCTGAAAAGCCGTTGACGGGGCGTCGAAACAAATACACCCTTACGGCGCAATACCGTAAGGGTGGTTGGGGCTGGTTCAGTCAGTTGTGGATTCATCCATAA
- a CDS encoding glucosaminidase domain-containing protein — MSQKIRFYSISYMISLLLLCSCDVHTGNSAQNRLHLEPTSYRQLIDTFADWGYSWETLDQGVPAFTLDRFPRDMGHIHDVKQKKKLFFLSLLPMIIMQNEAILQQRATLKKLLGSSAPLTTGQQQWLTLLCHEYRCDGDPISDPQVARQLLTRVDMLPTALVLAQAANESAYGSSRFAQQANNIFGQWTFTPGTGIVPAGRPEGATYEVRKFSNLAASIRSYMNNLNSHQAYRSLREKRYALRQAGAPLEGKKLAEGLLNYSTRRDAYVDEIQTMIRHNRLAQLAALKLRDDVQVAQESLLPQHQFSSRRPTTTQAKLLF; from the coding sequence ATGAGTCAAAAAATACGTTTCTATTCAATAAGTTACATGATCAGCCTCTTACTGCTATGCAGTTGCGATGTGCATACCGGCAATTCCGCCCAGAACCGGCTCCACCTTGAACCGACCTCCTACCGGCAACTGATCGACACATTTGCCGACTGGGGATACAGCTGGGAAACACTCGATCAGGGCGTTCCGGCATTTACCCTGGATCGTTTTCCGCGTGATATGGGACACATTCACGATGTTAAGCAGAAAAAGAAGTTGTTCTTTCTCAGCTTACTGCCCATGATCATCATGCAGAATGAAGCCATTCTTCAGCAGCGTGCCACCCTGAAAAAACTCCTCGGCAGCTCCGCTCCGCTCACGACCGGACAACAGCAATGGCTGACCCTGTTGTGTCATGAGTACCGCTGTGACGGTGACCCAATCAGCGACCCTCAGGTGGCCCGACAACTGTTAACGCGCGTTGACATGCTTCCCACCGCCCTGGTGCTGGCTCAGGCCGCCAACGAGTCCGCCTATGGCAGCTCCCGCTTTGCGCAACAGGCCAACAATATTTTCGGTCAGTGGACGTTTACACCGGGCACCGGGATCGTCCCTGCCGGGCGACCGGAGGGCGCAACCTATGAAGTGCGCAAATTCAGTAATCTGGCCGCCTCAATTCGCTCTTACATGAATAATCTCAACAGCCACCAGGCCTATCGGAGTTTGCGGGAAAAACGTTATGCCCTGCGCCAGGCCGGCGCACCGTTGGAAGGAAAAAAACTTGCCGAAGGTCTGTTAAACTACTCTACCCGGCGGGACGCTTATGTCGATGAAATTCAAACCATGATTCGCCATAATCGCCTGGCTCAGCTCGCGGCCCTGAAACTGCGCGACGATGTCCAGGTGGCCCAGGAGTCGCTGCTGCCCCAGCATCAATTCAGTTCACGGCGCCCGACAACGACCCAAGCCAAGCTGTTATTCTGA
- a CDS encoding secondary thiamine-phosphate synthase enzyme YjbQ, with protein MKSYRQELWFDHPQRMGFINITGQVEQCLKQSGIREGLCLVNAMHITASVFINDDESGLHGDFARWLEQLAPYDVNGYAHHQTGEDNGDAHLKRTVMGREVVVAITDGRLDFGPWEQIFYGEFDGRRPKRVLVKMIGE; from the coding sequence ATGAAATCGTATCGACAAGAACTCTGGTTTGACCATCCGCAGCGGATGGGTTTTATCAATATTACCGGCCAGGTGGAGCAGTGCCTTAAACAAAGCGGCATTCGCGAGGGGTTGTGCCTGGTAAATGCCATGCATATTACCGCTTCGGTGTTTATCAATGATGATGAGTCGGGCCTGCATGGTGACTTTGCCCGTTGGCTGGAGCAATTGGCGCCTTATGATGTTAACGGTTATGCTCACCACCAAACCGGAGAAGACAACGGCGATGCCCATCTGAAGCGTACGGTTATGGGGCGTGAAGTGGTGGTGGCGATTACTGACGGTCGGCTTGATTTCGGGCCGTGGGAACAGATCTTTTACGGTGAGTTTGATGGTCGGCGCCCTAAACGGGTTTTGGTGAAAATGATTGGCGAATGA
- the pheA gene encoding prephenate dehydratase — protein sequence MNDALKPLREKIDTLDDQILDLLNERAKVVLEVGKTKQGSKSAFYVPSREQAIYERLCQHNPGPFPSEAIQRVFREIISASLALEQPMKVAFLGPQATFTHVAAMQQFGLSAQLVPQKSIPAVFDEVARGRADYGVVPVENSNEGVVTHTLDMFMESDLKIYAEILQEISHDLLSLSSSMSDIERVYSHPQALAQCRKWLEENLPDVPLIDVASTAAAAQLAAGDKSAAAIASAAAGAQYDLRQVKANIADNPSNFTRFLVISNQIPAPGGHDKTSILFLIKDEPGILLRMLEPFSKRAINLSKIESRPLKKRAWEYIFFLDIEGHIETPDVRDAVEELGDYCQFIKVLGSYPRAV from the coding sequence ATGAATGATGCGCTGAAGCCGTTGCGCGAAAAAATCGATACCCTGGATGACCAGATTCTTGATCTGCTCAATGAACGGGCCAAGGTTGTTCTGGAAGTCGGGAAAACCAAACAGGGCAGCAAATCGGCCTTTTATGTGCCGAGTCGTGAGCAGGCCATCTATGAACGACTGTGTCAGCACAATCCCGGCCCCTTTCCTTCTGAGGCGATCCAACGGGTGTTCCGCGAAATTATTTCCGCGTCTTTAGCGTTGGAACAACCGATGAAAGTCGCTTTTCTCGGCCCTCAAGCGACCTTTACCCATGTGGCGGCCATGCAGCAGTTTGGCCTGTCGGCGCAATTGGTGCCGCAGAAAAGTATCCCTGCCGTGTTTGACGAGGTCGCGCGTGGCCGCGCTGATTACGGTGTGGTTCCGGTCGAGAACTCCAACGAGGGCGTGGTGACCCATACCCTGGATATGTTCATGGAGTCGGACCTGAAAATCTACGCCGAAATCCTTCAGGAAATTTCCCATGATCTGCTGTCGCTGTCGTCAAGCATGTCTGATATTGAACGGGTGTATTCCCATCCGCAGGCTTTGGCGCAATGTCGTAAATGGTTGGAAGAAAACCTGCCGGATGTGCCGCTGATCGATGTGGCCAGTACCGCGGCGGCGGCTCAGTTGGCAGCCGGAGATAAAAGTGCGGCGGCCATTGCCAGTGCGGCGGCCGGTGCCCAATATGATTTGCGCCAGGTCAAAGCCAACATCGCCGACAATCCGAGCAACTTTACCCGTTTTCTGGTGATCAGCAACCAGATCCCGGCGCCCGGCGGCCATGACAAAACCAGTATCCTGTTTCTGATCAAAGATGAGCCCGGTATTCTGCTCAGAATGCTCGAACCGTTCAGCAAGCGCGCCATCAACCTGTCGAAGATTGAAAGCCGCCCTCTGAAAAAACGGGCGTGGGAATATATTTTCTTCCTCGATATTGAAGGACATATTGAAACACCGGATGTTCGCGACGCCGTTGAGGAGTTAGGGGATTACTGCCAGTTCATCAAGGTTCTCGGCTCTTATCCGCGTGCCGTGTAA
- a CDS encoding prephenate dehydrogenase/arogenate dehydrogenase family protein has product MNGFYLHKIAIVGVGLIGGSFALALKRAGVVATVSGWDADRDNLHLAHELQVIDQLPTTLAQAVDGAELVMLAVPVGAMEAAAREVIPLMASGAILTDSGSVKQCVVDHLEPLAMQQGIHYVAGHPISGTERSGAAAAFAELYQGKRCILTPSAQTDAAALETVTRAWQAAGSEVVTMDVLKHDRILAAISHLPHMIAYSLVNSVSAYDRYEENILDYSAGGFRDFTRIASSDPIMWRDIALTNRESLIEMIDQFEEFLSELKNDIQQADGERLYEFFLRSKITRDALLQPKVR; this is encoded by the coding sequence ATGAACGGTTTTTATCTGCACAAAATTGCCATTGTCGGCGTCGGTTTGATCGGCGGCTCGTTTGCTCTGGCGTTGAAGCGCGCCGGTGTTGTCGCCACGGTCTCCGGCTGGGATGCGGATCGGGATAATCTGCACCTGGCCCATGAGCTTCAGGTGATCGATCAGCTTCCGACCACCCTGGCGCAAGCGGTTGACGGTGCGGAGCTGGTGATGCTGGCGGTGCCGGTCGGAGCCATGGAGGCTGCTGCGCGCGAGGTGATCCCACTGATGGCGTCAGGCGCGATTCTTACCGACTCGGGCAGTGTCAAACAGTGTGTGGTCGACCATCTTGAACCGCTGGCCATGCAACAGGGGATTCACTATGTGGCCGGTCATCCCATTTCCGGAACGGAACGCAGTGGGGCTGCGGCCGCATTTGCCGAATTGTATCAGGGCAAGCGATGTATTCTCACTCCGTCCGCGCAGACCGATGCCGCGGCTCTGGAGACGGTGACGCGCGCCTGGCAGGCTGCCGGCAGTGAGGTGGTGACCATGGATGTGCTCAAGCACGATCGTATTCTCGCCGCCATCAGTCATCTGCCGCATATGATCGCGTACTCGTTGGTCAATTCGGTGAGTGCTTATGATCGTTATGAGGAGAATATTCTCGACTACTCGGCCGGCGGCTTTCGTGATTTTACCCGGATTGCGTCGTCGGACCCGATCATGTGGCGCGACATTGCCCTGACCAACCGGGAGAGTCTGATTGAAATGATTGACCAGTTCGAAGAATTTCTCAGTGAACTGAAAAACGATATCCAGCAAGCGGACGGTGAACGGCTCTACGAGTTTTTCCTGCGTTCAAAAATAACCCGCGATGCTCTCTTACAACCGAAGGTGAGATAA